The proteins below are encoded in one region of Salvelinus fontinalis isolate EN_2023a chromosome 10, ASM2944872v1, whole genome shotgun sequence:
- the LOC129863743 gene encoding set1/Ash2 histone methyltransferase complex subunit ASH2-like isoform X2 produces the protein MASEGEAGSASVVEPDTGDCDAGFGDLTGNMDTESSNGKEAMDTGGEGLEAADTQTGSGDEESGRHQGEVELQCALCMKWFTADTFSIDTATCLPFMTNYVFHCNVCHHSGNTYFLRKQANLKEMCLTALANLTWRSRTEEEHPKTMFSKDKDIIPFIDKYWECMTTRQRPGKLTWPNNIVKTMSKERDVFLVKEHPDPGSKDPEEDYPKFGLLDQDLGNIGPSYDNQKQTTAAPTPGGLNGGLAPGPGKGRGAKRKHQQQQQEGATAGSAKRTRSDPLFSAQRLPPHGYPLEHPFNKDGYRYILAEPDPHAPDPEKLELDCWAGKPIPGDLYRACLYERVLLALHDRAPQLKISDDRLTVTGEKGYSMVRASHGVRTGSWYFEVSIDEMPADTAARLGWSQPLGNLQAPLGYDKFSYSWRSKKGTRFHQSVGKHYSSGYGQGDTLGFFVELPDGTETAKALPDTYKDKALIKFKSYLYFEEKDYVDKAEKSLKTVTPSRMLFYKNGVNQGQAYENLFEGLYFPAISLYRGCTVSVNFGPHFKHPPKDIKYQPMSDMGWGAVIEHTLADMLYHVETDVDGRRSPPWEG, from the exons ATGGCGTCGGAAGGAGAAGCGGGCAGTGCTTCTGTTGTTGAACCAGATACTGGAGACTG TGATGCTGGATTTGGGGACCTGACGGGCAACATGGACACTGAGTCATCAAATGGCAAAGAGGCCATG GACACGGGTGGTGAGGGTTTGGAGGCGGCTGACACCCAGACAGGTTCTGGGGACGAGGAAAGCGGCAGGCACCAGGGAGAGGTGGAGCTGCAGTGTGCTCTCTGTATGAAGTGGTTCACGGCCGACACCTTCAGCATTGACACCGC gactTGTTTGCCTTTCATGACCAACTACGTGTTCCATTGTAACGTGTGTCATCACAGCGGCAACACCTACTTCCTCAGGAAACAAGCCA ACCTGAAGGAGATGTGTCTGACTGCCCTGGCTAACCTCACATGGAGGTCCAGGACTGAGGAAGAGCACCCCAAGACAATGTTCTCCAAAGACAAG GACATCATCCCGTTCATTGATAAGTACTGGGAGTGTATGACCACCCGACAGAGACCTGGAAAGCTCACCTGGCCCAACAACATAGTCAAAACCATG AGTAAAGAGCGGGATGTGTTCCTGGTGAAGGAGCACCCAGACCCAGGCAGTAAGGACCCAGAGGAGGACTACCCCAAGTTTGGCCTGCTGGACCAG GATCTGGGCAACATTGGACCATCTTACGACAACCAGAAACAGACCACCGCTGCTCCCACTCCTGGAGGGCTCAACG GTGGTCTGGCCCCCGGCCCAGGGAAAGGTAGAGGAGCCAAGCGTAAGCACCAGCAGCAGCAACAGGAGGGAGCCACAGCCGGATCAGCCAAGAGAACACGCAG TGACCCTCTGTTTTCGGCCCAGCGTCTACCCCCCCATGGTTACCCCCTGGAGCACCCCTTTAACAAAGATGGCTACCGCTACATCCTAGCAGAGCCGGACCCCCATGCCCCCGACCCAGAGAAACTAGAGCTGGACTGCTGGGCTGGGAAACCCATCCCCGGAGACCTCTACAGAGCCTGTCTCTACGAGAGAGTACTGCTAGCCCTGCAcgacagag CCCCCCAGCTGAAGATCTCAGATGACCGTCTGACAGTGACGGGGGAGAAgggttacagcatggtcagagccTCCCACGGTGTCAGGACAGGATCCTGGTACTTTGAGGTCTCCATCGATGAGATGCCCGCCGACACCGCAGCCAGACTGGGCTGGTCTCAGCCTCTAG gtaaCCTGCAGGCCCCTCTGGGATATGATAAGTTCAGCTACTCGTGGCGCAGTAAGAAAGGGACACGCTTCCACCAGTCAGTGGGGAAACACTACTCCTCAGGCTACGGACAAGGAGACACTCTGGGCTTCTTCGTAGAACTACCGGACGGCACTGAGACAGCCAAGGCACTGCCTGACACGTACAAAGACAAG GCGCTGATTAAGTTTAAGAGCTACCTGTACTTTGAGGAGAAGGACTATGTGGACAAGGCAGAGAAGAGCCTGAAGACTGTTACCCCCAGCAGG ATGCTGTTCTATAAGAATGGGGTGAACCAGGGTCAGGCCTATGAGAACCTGTTTGAGGGGCTTTACTTCCCTGCCATCTCTCTCTACAGGGGCTGCACG GTGTCCGTTAACTTTGGACCACATTTCAAACACCCTCCAAAGGACATCAAGTACCAgcca ATGAGTGACATGGGTTGGGGAGCGGTGATCGAACACACGTTGGCTGACATGCTGTACCACGTAGAGACAGACGTGGACGGACGACGTAGCCCGCCCTGGGAAGGATGA
- the LOC129863218 gene encoding homeobox protein pnx-like, protein MLVMGVFLTCINRCVGRATCIRSQGSKVDMRYVRSGSLLEFSATVFSEQRAFSSNFTEQKIEMQPDKLLQVSRTSFSVADILDPSKFTGRPSITHPNHGSIEIDAARGTTGGAAIPERQSRVEFPSGPAASECSTTVDSAMSSVASEAHPASACHCLERSKGKLRRVRTAFTLDQLRILEHSFHSSHYLSVFERYAIASTLCLTENQVKIWFQNRRTKWKKECEGKGVPEEELQCGVGYPSPLPVYPTTLPLYSTMHCHQGPQIQLFTPPSFLVPQYHRHPY, encoded by the exons ATGCTTGTGATGGGCGTGTTCTTGACCTGTATAAATAGATGTGTCGGAAGGGCCACATGCATTAGATCACAGGGAAGCAAGGTGGATATGCGATACGTGCGTAGTGGTAGTCTACTCGAGTTCTCTGCTACCGTCTTCAGCGAACAACGTGCCTTTTCGTCCAATTTTACAGAACAAAAAATTGAAATGCAGCCAGACAAGTTGCTGCAGGTCAGCAGAACCTCTTTCTCTGTAGCTGACATCCTGGATCCGTCTAAATTCACTGGGAGACCAAGCATTACTCATCCAAACCATGGTTCAATTGAAATTGACGCAGCGAGAGGGACCACAG GTGGGGCAGCCATTCCTGAACGCCAATCCAGAGTAGAATTCCCAAGTGGTCCAGCAGCCAGTGAATGCTCCACCACAGTGGACTCAGCTATGTCGTCGGTGGCGAGCGAGGCCCATCCTGCATCTGCGTGCCACTGCCTGGAGAGGTCAAAGGGCAAGTTGCGGCGCGTCCGGACAGCGTTCACCCTGGATCAACTACGCATTCTAGAACATAGTTTCCATAGCAGCCACTACCTGTCTGTATTTGAGCGTTATGCTATTGCTTCGACACTCTGTCTCACAGAGAACCAGGTGAAGATCTGGTTCCAGAACCGACGCACCAAGTGGAAGAAAGAGTGTGAGGGGAAAGGGGTGCCTGAAGAGGAGCTCCAGTGTGGAGTCGGATACCCCTCGCCACTTCCTGTCTATCCTACAACCCTGCCACTATACAGCACTATGCATTGTCACCAGGGACCACAGATTCAACTATTCACGCCGCCAAGCTTCCTCGTTCCACAATACCACCGTCATCCGTATTAA
- the LOC129863743 gene encoding set1/Ash2 histone methyltransferase complex subunit ASH2-like isoform X1 — MASEGEAGSASVVEPDTGDCDAGFGDLTGNMDTESSNGKEAMDTGGEGLEAADTQTGSGDEESGRHQGEVELQCALCMKWFTADTFSIDTATCLPFMTNYVFHCNVCHHSGNTYFLRKQANLKEMCLTALANLTWRSRTEEEHPKTMFSKDKDIIPFIDKYWECMTTRQRPGKLTWPNNIVKTMSKERDVFLVKEHPDPGSKDPEEDYPKFGLLDQDLGNIGPSYDNQKQTTAAPTPGGLNGGPCFSGGLAPGPGKGRGAKRKHQQQQQEGATAGSAKRTRSDPLFSAQRLPPHGYPLEHPFNKDGYRYILAEPDPHAPDPEKLELDCWAGKPIPGDLYRACLYERVLLALHDRAPQLKISDDRLTVTGEKGYSMVRASHGVRTGSWYFEVSIDEMPADTAARLGWSQPLGNLQAPLGYDKFSYSWRSKKGTRFHQSVGKHYSSGYGQGDTLGFFVELPDGTETAKALPDTYKDKALIKFKSYLYFEEKDYVDKAEKSLKTVTPSRMLFYKNGVNQGQAYENLFEGLYFPAISLYRGCTVSVNFGPHFKHPPKDIKYQPMSDMGWGAVIEHTLADMLYHVETDVDGRRSPPWEG; from the exons ATGGCGTCGGAAGGAGAAGCGGGCAGTGCTTCTGTTGTTGAACCAGATACTGGAGACTG TGATGCTGGATTTGGGGACCTGACGGGCAACATGGACACTGAGTCATCAAATGGCAAAGAGGCCATG GACACGGGTGGTGAGGGTTTGGAGGCGGCTGACACCCAGACAGGTTCTGGGGACGAGGAAAGCGGCAGGCACCAGGGAGAGGTGGAGCTGCAGTGTGCTCTCTGTATGAAGTGGTTCACGGCCGACACCTTCAGCATTGACACCGC gactTGTTTGCCTTTCATGACCAACTACGTGTTCCATTGTAACGTGTGTCATCACAGCGGCAACACCTACTTCCTCAGGAAACAAGCCA ACCTGAAGGAGATGTGTCTGACTGCCCTGGCTAACCTCACATGGAGGTCCAGGACTGAGGAAGAGCACCCCAAGACAATGTTCTCCAAAGACAAG GACATCATCCCGTTCATTGATAAGTACTGGGAGTGTATGACCACCCGACAGAGACCTGGAAAGCTCACCTGGCCCAACAACATAGTCAAAACCATG AGTAAAGAGCGGGATGTGTTCCTGGTGAAGGAGCACCCAGACCCAGGCAGTAAGGACCCAGAGGAGGACTACCCCAAGTTTGGCCTGCTGGACCAG GATCTGGGCAACATTGGACCATCTTACGACAACCAGAAACAGACCACCGCTGCTCCCACTCCTGGAGGGCTCAACG GTGGACCTTGTTTCTCAG GTGGTCTGGCCCCCGGCCCAGGGAAAGGTAGAGGAGCCAAGCGTAAGCACCAGCAGCAGCAACAGGAGGGAGCCACAGCCGGATCAGCCAAGAGAACACGCAG TGACCCTCTGTTTTCGGCCCAGCGTCTACCCCCCCATGGTTACCCCCTGGAGCACCCCTTTAACAAAGATGGCTACCGCTACATCCTAGCAGAGCCGGACCCCCATGCCCCCGACCCAGAGAAACTAGAGCTGGACTGCTGGGCTGGGAAACCCATCCCCGGAGACCTCTACAGAGCCTGTCTCTACGAGAGAGTACTGCTAGCCCTGCAcgacagag CCCCCCAGCTGAAGATCTCAGATGACCGTCTGACAGTGACGGGGGAGAAgggttacagcatggtcagagccTCCCACGGTGTCAGGACAGGATCCTGGTACTTTGAGGTCTCCATCGATGAGATGCCCGCCGACACCGCAGCCAGACTGGGCTGGTCTCAGCCTCTAG gtaaCCTGCAGGCCCCTCTGGGATATGATAAGTTCAGCTACTCGTGGCGCAGTAAGAAAGGGACACGCTTCCACCAGTCAGTGGGGAAACACTACTCCTCAGGCTACGGACAAGGAGACACTCTGGGCTTCTTCGTAGAACTACCGGACGGCACTGAGACAGCCAAGGCACTGCCTGACACGTACAAAGACAAG GCGCTGATTAAGTTTAAGAGCTACCTGTACTTTGAGGAGAAGGACTATGTGGACAAGGCAGAGAAGAGCCTGAAGACTGTTACCCCCAGCAGG ATGCTGTTCTATAAGAATGGGGTGAACCAGGGTCAGGCCTATGAGAACCTGTTTGAGGGGCTTTACTTCCCTGCCATCTCTCTCTACAGGGGCTGCACG GTGTCCGTTAACTTTGGACCACATTTCAAACACCCTCCAAAGGACATCAAGTACCAgcca ATGAGTGACATGGGTTGGGGAGCGGTGATCGAACACACGTTGGCTGACATGCTGTACCACGTAGAGACAGACGTGGACGGACGACGTAGCCCGCCCTGGGAAGGATGA